In Silene latifolia isolate original U9 population chromosome 3, ASM4854445v1, whole genome shotgun sequence, a single window of DNA contains:
- the LOC141646560 gene encoding histone H3.2, translating into MARTKQTARKSTGGKAPRKQLATKAARKSAPATGGVKKPHRFRPGTVALREIRKYQKSTELLIRKLPFQRLVREIAQDFKTDLRFQSSAVAALQEAAEAYLVGLFEDTNLCAIHAKRVTIMPKDIQLARRIRGERA; encoded by the coding sequence ATGGCTCGTACTAAGCAAACAGCGAGGAAGTCAACCGGAGGAAAGGCTCCAAGGAAGCAACTAGCAACCAAGGCAGCAAGGAAGTCTGCTCCAGCCACGGGTGGAGTGAAGAAGCCACACAGATTCAGGCCTGGTACTGTTGCTCTTAGGGAGATCAGGAAGTACCAGAAGAGTACTGAACTTCTCATCAGGAAACTCCCCTTCCAGAGGCTTGTCAGGGAGATTGCTCAAGACTTCAAGACTGATCTCCGTTTCCAGAGTTCCGCTGTTGCTGCTCTCCAGGAGGCTGCTGAGGCATACCTCGTTGGACTCTTTGAGGACACCAACTTGTGTGCTATTCATGCTAAGAGGGTCACCATTATGCCCAAGGATATTCAACTTGCTAGGAGAATTCGTGGAGAGAGGGCTTag